A stretch of the bacterium BMS3Abin08 genome encodes the following:
- the lpxC gene encoding UDP-3-O-[3-hydroxymyristoyl] N-acetylglucosamine deacetylase, with protein sequence MRLQRTIKEAVTFKGIGLHSGRLCMVTMNPASRDTGIIFVRKDRNIVIKAHVGAVVDTAFATTLGYNGTRVKTVEHLLSVLAGLGIDNLIIEVEGPEIPILDGSSTELVAITLKAGISKQAKKKSYIRITKPILLHDGNSKIMAIPYNGRRITYSISFKHSLFSLQNLSIDINEENFIRHIAPARTFGFLKNVELLRANGLAKGGSLDNAVVIGDEGILNNGGLRFHDEFVRHKILDLLGDLSLIGYPVYAHILAERAGHSTHIRFIRKVLSSIDSWDLIAEESELTHSYAFV encoded by the coding sequence ATGAGACTACAGAGGACAATTAAGGAGGCTGTTACCTTCAAGGGCATCGGTCTCCATAGCGGCAGGCTCTGCATGGTTACCATGAACCCCGCATCGAGGGACACGGGCATAATTTTTGTCAGAAAGGATAGAAACATCGTAATAAAGGCACATGTAGGTGCTGTTGTGGATACTGCCTTTGCTACAACGCTCGGTTATAATGGAACAAGGGTTAAGACCGTGGAGCATCTTCTTTCTGTGCTTGCCGGTTTGGGAATAGATAACCTTATAATAGAGGTAGAAGGACCTGAAATACCAATTCTTGACGGTAGCTCAACTGAACTGGTTGCCATAACCCTCAAGGCCGGCATCTCCAAACAGGCAAAAAAGAAATCGTACATCAGGATTACAAAACCAATACTGTTACATGACGGCAACTCTAAGATAATGGCTATCCCCTACAACGGCAGGAGAATAACCTACAGCATTTCCTTTAAACACTCCCTGTTTAGCCTTCAGAATCTGAGCATTGATATCAATGAAGAGAATTTCATCAGGCATATAGCGCCTGCAAGAACCTTTGGATTCCTTAAGAATGTTGAACTGTTAAGGGCCAACGGTCTTGCCAAAGGCGGCTCCCTTGACAATGCAGTTGTAATCGGGGATGAAGGAATACTTAACAACGGGGGTCTCAGGTTTCATGATGAATTTGTACGTCACAAGATCCTCGATCTTTTGGGAGATCTGTCTCTTATAGGATATCCGGTTTACGCCCATATTCTTGCAGAGCGGGCAGGCCATTCCACCCATATAAGGTTCATCAGAAAGGTACTATCCTCCATAGACTCATGGGATCTGATCGCTGAAGAGAGTGAACTGACACACAGTTATGCATTTGTATAG
- a CDS encoding protease TldD, which produces MIDKEVLCRVLEVALSKGGDYADVYCESRLSFLAQIEDGKLDKLHKGVDAGVGIRVIFNGKSSYGYSNQLDEKSLIELAALVGKASKGNPKSLAADLTVSKPAVNFIITVPPENVPTGKKISLVRNADSVARSYDNKIKQVLAVYRDTLKQVRIATSDGTITDDERIYTLALVQVVAAENGTIQTGYEPLGGLIGFEIFDKNPIEELAEQAAKRAVMMLRAPKAPAGRMPVVIGAEAGGTMIHEAIGHGLEADLADQGLSVYSGKMGRRVASKLITVIDDATIQGKRGSFRFDDEGVPSQKTILVDRGILVNYLYDRLNALKGGKTSTGNGRRESYRHRPIPRMTNTFIAPGTHNPDDIIKSVNKGLYVKKMGGGQVNTINGDFVFDVQEGYLIEGGKISEPVRGATLTGNGPQILNSIDMVGTDIGFSIGTCGKDAQGVPVSDAMPTVRIPEIVIGGSVKD; this is translated from the coding sequence ATGATTGATAAAGAGGTCCTGTGCAGGGTTCTTGAAGTTGCACTAAGCAAAGGTGGTGACTATGCCGATGTATACTGTGAGTCACGCCTGTCCTTCTTGGCACAGATAGAGGATGGCAAGTTGGATAAACTCCACAAGGGCGTTGATGCCGGTGTTGGAATAAGGGTAATCTTCAACGGAAAAAGTTCCTATGGCTACTCCAACCAGCTTGATGAAAAATCCCTGATCGAGCTTGCGGCCCTTGTGGGAAAGGCGTCAAAGGGAAACCCAAAAAGCCTTGCTGCAGACCTCACTGTTTCCAAACCGGCTGTAAACTTTATCATTACCGTACCACCTGAAAATGTACCCACCGGGAAAAAGATTTCCCTCGTCAGGAACGCCGATAGCGTCGCCCGTTCATATGACAATAAAATCAAGCAGGTCCTGGCCGTTTACCGTGATACATTAAAGCAGGTAAGGATAGCAACCTCTGATGGAACCATCACTGACGATGAACGCATCTATACCCTGGCACTTGTCCAGGTTGTTGCCGCTGAAAATGGAACCATCCAGACAGGATATGAACCCCTTGGGGGACTTATCGGTTTCGAGATATTCGATAAAAACCCTATTGAAGAACTTGCTGAACAGGCAGCAAAGAGGGCGGTAATGATGCTCAGGGCCCCCAAGGCTCCCGCAGGAAGGATGCCCGTGGTGATAGGCGCTGAGGCAGGAGGAACGATGATACACGAGGCAATTGGACATGGCCTTGAAGCAGACCTCGCCGATCAGGGTCTATCGGTATATTCGGGCAAAATGGGGCGGAGGGTGGCATCAAAACTGATTACGGTGATTGACGATGCAACAATCCAGGGAAAGAGGGGTTCCTTCAGATTTGATGATGAGGGAGTTCCTTCGCAGAAGACCATCCTGGTTGACAGGGGCATCCTTGTCAATTACCTGTATGACCGGCTCAACGCATTGAAAGGGGGAAAGACCTCGACAGGCAACGGCAGGAGGGAATCCTACAGGCACAGACCAATTCCAAGAATGACCAACACCTTTATAGCCCCCGGCACCCATAATCCCGATGATATCATAAAGTCGGTCAACAAAGGGCTATATGTAAAAAAGATGGGCGGGGGACAGGTCAATACGATAAACGGAGACTTTGTCTTCGACGTCCAGGAGGGCTATTTAATTGAAGGTGGTAAGATTTCTGAACCCGTGCGTGGCGCAACCCTTACCGGGAACGGCCCTCAGATACTAAACTCCATAGATATGGTGGGGACCGATATAGGCTTTTCCATTGGAACCTGCGGGAAGGACGCCCAGGGCGTGCCGGTTTCAGACGCCATGCCAACAGTGAGAATCCCTGAAATCGTTATAGGGGGTTCTGTCAAGGATTAA